Proteins from one Oscillatoria nigro-viridis PCC 7112 genomic window:
- a CDS encoding alpha/beta hydrolase, translating into MIRKNKRKKLPLLAALLVPPFIPWLVSTIALFLSLWVIVPAPAMFLYPLAVGAPEISPWLVGINTIALLLNLLRRHQGKVYIILSICNLFALILGLLPLIQFPAANAAVATQMQAVLGENYLAAVPQADRAQLRPQPFILADAFRGIPIRDVRIDRAIGFANPDGVSLQLNLYRPMQIGKYPAIITLYGGAWQRGNPDYNEEFSRYMAAQGYCVVAIDYRHAPKYRFPAQIEDVQAALSYIKTHAADWGIDLDRIALMGRSAGAHLAMLTAYDSSVLPVRALVNYYGPNDLIRGYNDPPFPDAINVRAVLRAFLGGTPDELNELYRRASPINYIKPNLPPSLLVYAGRDHIVQAKFGRSLYERLRATGDSLRDSFASRAILLEIPWAEHAFDAVFNGPSNQLALYYTERFLAHALKSSDYQPVK; encoded by the coding sequence ATGATCCGCAAGAATAAACGCAAAAAGTTACCTTTATTGGCAGCGTTATTAGTCCCGCCATTTATCCCTTGGTTAGTGAGTACGATCGCCCTATTTCTCAGTCTCTGGGTCATCGTACCAGCACCCGCGATGTTCTTGTACCCTTTGGCGGTGGGAGCACCAGAAATCAGCCCTTGGTTGGTCGGTATCAATACGATCGCCCTTTTGCTGAACCTGCTCAGACGGCATCAAGGCAAAGTCTACATTATTTTGTCAATTTGTAACCTGTTCGCCCTCATCCTGGGCCTGCTACCCCTGATTCAGTTTCCAGCAGCCAATGCAGCGGTAGCTACCCAAATGCAAGCAGTTTTAGGGGAAAACTATTTAGCAGCCGTTCCTCAAGCCGATCGCGCGCAGCTACGCCCTCAACCGTTTATTCTCGCAGATGCGTTCCGAGGAATTCCGATTAGAGACGTTAGGATCGATCGGGCTATTGGATTTGCCAACCCTGACGGAGTTTCACTCCAATTAAACCTTTACCGGCCGATGCAAATTGGCAAATATCCGGCGATTATCACGCTCTACGGGGGAGCTTGGCAAAGAGGCAATCCCGATTACAATGAGGAATTCAGCCGCTACATGGCCGCCCAAGGCTATTGTGTAGTTGCAATTGATTACCGCCACGCTCCCAAGTATCGATTTCCTGCTCAGATTGAGGACGTACAAGCCGCTCTTTCCTATATCAAAACTCATGCTGCTGATTGGGGAATCGATCTCGATCGAATTGCTTTGATGGGAAGGTCTGCAGGTGCCCATTTAGCAATGCTAACTGCTTATGATTCTAGTGTGCTTCCAGTTCGAGCATTGGTGAATTATTACGGGCCAAATGACCTGATTCGGGGATACAATGACCCACCTTTTCCTGATGCCATAAATGTTCGAGCCGTCTTGCGTGCCTTTCTCGGAGGAACGCCAGACGAACTCAACGAGCTTTACCGTCGGGCTTCTCCCATCAATTATATTAAACCCAATCTTCCCCCTTCTCTACTGGTTTATGCAGGCCGCGACCATATCGTTCAGGCTAAGTTTGGTCGATCGCTCTACGAACGATTGCGAGCCACGGGCGATTCCCTACGGGATAGCTTCGCTTCACGGGCTATTCTGCTCGAAATTCCTTGGGCTGAACACGCCTTTGATGCAGTTTTTAATGGGCCGAGCAATCAATTAGCTTTGTACTACACAGAACGCTTTTTGGCTCATGCTCTAAAATCTTCCGATTACCAACCAGTTAAATAA
- a CDS encoding AAA family ATPase, with translation MAKIEGFRVINYRSLRDITMGKLWNTQNAEELTPMTAVIGKNGVGKSTLFDTFGFLADCLKGGVEEACDARGRGGFERIRSQGQKGSVEFQIYYKEDRNARPITYDLAIDLDSSERPYVKKERLRQRRKNEKKGQPYSFLILNEGKGLAWKGEEGGQLLDEDRGEFDVNNLIENIQIGEISEESKEKEIVELEDKRKLGIATLGALKQHPRISAFRRFIEGWYLSYFTPDAARSLPLAGPQKHLNIHGDNLGNVVQFMEREHPKKFQSILQKISSKIPGVEKISTAKSPDGRLLLQFNDRGFQEPFYAQQMSDGTLKVFAYLLLLEDPSPPPFLCIEEPENGLYHKLLETLVREFREHATARRSGSQVFVTTHQPYFVDALNPEEVWVLEKGEDGFSQIRRASQDPLINNLVSEGLPLGGLWYSDYLDKR, from the coding sequence GTGGCAAAAATAGAAGGATTTAGGGTAATAAATTACCGCTCGCTGCGTGATATTACTATGGGCAAGCTGTGGAATACGCAAAATGCCGAGGAACTAACGCCAATGACAGCCGTTATCGGTAAAAATGGTGTTGGGAAAAGCACGCTTTTCGACACTTTTGGCTTTCTTGCAGACTGCTTAAAAGGGGGAGTCGAAGAAGCTTGTGATGCCCGTGGGCGGGGAGGTTTCGAGAGAATTCGCTCGCAAGGACAAAAGGGAAGTGTTGAGTTTCAGATTTACTATAAAGAGGATCGTAACGCTCGACCAATCACCTATGATTTGGCAATAGACCTTGACTCTTCTGAAAGACCCTATGTAAAAAAAGAAAGACTTAGACAACGGAGAAAGAACGAAAAAAAAGGACAACCTTATTCTTTTTTGATTCTGAATGAAGGTAAGGGTTTAGCATGGAAAGGTGAAGAAGGAGGCCAGCTACTTGATGAAGATCGAGGAGAATTTGATGTAAACAATTTAATAGAAAACATCCAGATCGGTGAGATATCAGAAGAAAGTAAAGAAAAGGAAATAGTTGAACTTGAGGACAAGCGAAAACTGGGAATTGCTACTTTGGGAGCGCTCAAACAACACCCAAGAATTTCCGCATTTCGTAGATTTATCGAAGGATGGTATCTCAGCTATTTCACACCAGACGCTGCCCGTAGCTTACCTCTGGCTGGGCCACAAAAACATTTGAATATTCATGGAGATAATCTAGGAAATGTGGTTCAATTTATGGAGAGAGAGCATCCTAAGAAATTCCAATCAATTCTGCAAAAAATATCTAGTAAGATTCCAGGGGTAGAAAAGATTAGCACCGCCAAAAGTCCAGACGGTAGACTTCTGCTGCAGTTCAACGATCGAGGTTTTCAAGAACCATTTTATGCTCAACAAATGTCAGACGGAACACTGAAGGTATTTGCCTATCTCCTTCTTTTAGAAGACCCCTCACCACCGCCATTTTTGTGCATTGAAGAACCAGAAAACGGACTTTACCATAAGCTTTTAGAAACTCTAGTCCGAGAATTTCGAGAACACGCTACAGCTCGAAGAAGTGGATCGCAAGTATTTGTTACAACACATCAACCCTATTTTGTAGATGCTCTTAACCCTGAAGAGGTTTGGGTACTTGAAAAGGGCGAGGATGGTTTTTCTCAAATCAGACGAGCTAGCCAAGACCCTCTCATTAATAACCTTGTTTCTGAAGGATTGCCCCTTGGCGGACTTTGGTACAGCGATTATCTAGATAAAAGGTGA
- a CDS encoding DUF4276 family protein, which produces MHFEILVEDISGQTALEILIPKIISTQQHTFKIHYYKGIGHIPKGLKSASEANKRILLDQLPRLIQGYGKTFSQYPPDYPAVLIVICDLDDRCLSTFRRALLDIVDKCNPQPKTQFCIAIEEGEAWYLGDLAAVKKAYPQAKEAVLNSYTNDSICGTWEKLADAVFSGGVQNLSKQGGQAIGLEKSNWAKKIPPSMNVDKNLSPSFCYFRDKLRDLTSQ; this is translated from the coding sequence ATGCACTTTGAGATACTTGTCGAGGATATTTCTGGACAAACTGCTCTTGAAATTCTTATACCAAAGATTATCAGCACCCAACAACACACATTTAAGATCCATTATTACAAAGGAATTGGGCATATTCCTAAAGGTTTAAAATCTGCTTCTGAAGCCAATAAACGAATTCTGCTCGACCAGCTTCCGCGACTTATTCAAGGCTACGGCAAAACATTCTCTCAATATCCTCCTGATTACCCTGCTGTCCTCATTGTAATTTGCGATCTTGATGACCGATGCCTCAGTACGTTTCGCAGAGCACTACTAGATATTGTAGATAAGTGTAATCCTCAGCCAAAGACGCAATTTTGCATAGCAATTGAAGAAGGAGAAGCATGGTATCTAGGCGATTTAGCAGCAGTTAAGAAAGCTTATCCGCAAGCCAAAGAAGCAGTCCTAAATTCGTACACTAATGATAGTATCTGTGGGACGTGGGAGAAGTTAGCTGATGCAGTGTTTTCCGGTGGTGTACAAAACTTATCTAAACAAGGTGGGCAAGCAATTGGTTTAGAGAAGTCTAATTGGGCTAAGAAGATTCCTCCCTCCATGAACGTAGATAAAAATTTATCACCAAGCTTCTGTTATTTTCGAGATAAACTTCGAGACTTAACGAGTCAGTAA